In Nomascus leucogenys isolate Asia chromosome 8, Asia_NLE_v1, whole genome shotgun sequence, a single genomic region encodes these proteins:
- the LOC100589950 gene encoding LOW QUALITY PROTEIN: tubulin beta chain (The sequence of the model RefSeq protein was modified relative to this genomic sequence to represent the inferred CDS: inserted 1 base in 1 codon) — MFDAKNMLAACDPCHGCYLMAAAVVSGCMSLREVDQQMCNIQNKYSSYFAHWIPHNVKRAACDIPPLELKMSVTFTSNNTAVQWLFRCILEQFTATFRFKAFLRWYSGKGMRDMEFTEAESNXDLVSEY; from the exons ATGTTTGATGCCAAGAACATGTTGGCTGCCTGCGATCCCTGCCATGGCTGCTACCTAATGGCAGCTGCCGTTGTTAGTGGCTGCATGTccctgagggaggtggatcagcAAATGTGTAACATCCAAAACAAGTACAGCAGCTACTTTGCTCACTGGATTCCCCACAATGTGAAAAGAGCTGCCTGTGACATCCCACCCCTTGAGCTAAAAATGTCTGTTACATTCACCAGTAACAACACGGCCGTCCAGTGGCTGTTCAGGTGTATCTTGGAGCAGTTCACAGCCACGTTCAGGTTCAAGGCCTTCCTGCGCTGGTACTCAGGCAAGGGCATGCGTGACATGGAGTTCACTGAGGCCGAGAGCA ACGACCTGGTGTCCGAGTATTAA